The DNA segment ATCGCGGAGGAGGTGCCGGATCTGTCGGTATTGGTCGACGTCGATGCGGTGGCCACCACTGCACCGAGTGCGATCGAAAGGCTGGAGGAGCTGGTGGCGAATCAGCGCCGCACAACCCGTCCGCGCTAGGCGGCCGTCGGCGCACGGAAGCGCTGCTGGATATGGTCAAATCGATATGGGAGATGCGCCAACGCATGACGCCGCGCCCTGGACACTCTCGGTGAGAGCTGGCTAAATCCGAGCGCCCAAAGGATTGCTTAAGCCAAGGATCGCTCGATGAGTTCCACCACCTTCGACGCTGGTGCCGCCGCCGCCGTGCCCGGCCCCACCTCCGCTCAGCACTTTCGCTTCAGCGGCACCACGGGCGAGTACTTCGGCATCTGGATCGTCAACCTCCTGCTCACGGTGGTGACCTTCGGGATCTATTCAGCCTGGGCGAAGGTGCGCACGCGTCGCTATTTCTACCGACACACGAGCTTTGCTGGCGAACGCTTCGACTACCACGCCAGGCCAACGGCGATCCTCATCGGACGGCTCATCGGCGCAGCGCTCGGCGGCGTCTACCTGGCCACGGCCTGGTTGGCGCCGGGCTTCGAACTGATCCCGTTGGCGCTGATCTTCCTGGCGACGCCGTGGCTGCTGCTGAAGGGCGCGCGCTTCAACGCGCGCAATTCCTCTTACCGTAACGTGCGCTTCTCCTTCCACGGTGGTGGGCTGGGCGAAGCTTACCTGGCCTTCGTGGGCTGGCCGATCCTCGGTGCGCTCTCCCTCGGTCTTGCAATGCCGTATTCCTTTCATCGCCAGGCGCGCTGGAAGCTCGACAACCATCGCTTTGGCAGCCTGCCGTTTCGTTTCGACACGCGCTCCGGCCCGTACTTCGGCATGTACTGGATGATGATCGGACTCACCGTCCTCGGCATCATCGGGATGATGGTGATGATGGCGGTCAGCATGATGTTCGTCAGCGAGTCGCTTCCCGCCCAAGGTGAGGAGCCGAGTGCAGCCTTCGCGTTAGCCCTGGCACCGGCCTACGTGGTCCTGTTGCTGGGCTACACCCTCGCCGGTGCCTACTTCATGGCGCGCTCGATGAAGCTCGGCCTCGGCACCACCACCCTCGACGGTCATCCCTTCAGCGTGCGCGTGCGCGCGCGCGACGTCATGTGGCTCTACGTGAGCAATACGCTGGTGATCCTGATCACCCTGGGTCTGGCGTTGCCTTGGGCCAAGGTGCGCGCCGCGCGCTACCAGTTAGAGCGTATCGCCCTGGACATCGATGAGGCTTCCATCCAGCGGGTGGTTGCCGAGCGTTCGGCGCAGACCTCGGCGATCGGCCAAGAGGTGGGCGAGGCCTTCGACGTCGAGTTCGACTTCGGCCTGTAGTCATGATCGAGTTCGCCGCCCGCTACTTCGCCGGCGACCGCCCCGTGGCGGAGGACGTGATCGCGCGGGTGGACGAGGAGCTCTACCAGCTCACCATCACCGGTGCCGGCTTCCGCCAGTCTTTTCCCCTCGAGGGCCTCGAGATGGAGAGCCGCTTGGGCAACACACCGCGCGTGGTCGCGTTGCCCACGGGCGGGCGCCTGGAGTCGACCGATCACCGGGTGCTCGCGCAGCTGGAGAGAGTATTGGGTGATGGTGGCGGCTGGTTGCACGCCCTCGAATCCCAGCGC comes from the Pseudomonadota bacterium genome and includes:
- a CDS encoding YjgN family protein, with the protein product MSSTTFDAGAAAAVPGPTSAQHFRFSGTTGEYFGIWIVNLLLTVVTFGIYSAWAKVRTRRYFYRHTSFAGERFDYHARPTAILIGRLIGAALGGVYLATAWLAPGFELIPLALIFLATPWLLLKGARFNARNSSYRNVRFSFHGGGLGEAYLAFVGWPILGALSLGLAMPYSFHRQARWKLDNHRFGSLPFRFDTRSGPYFGMYWMMIGLTVLGIIGMMVMMAVSMMFVSESLPAQGEEPSAAFALALAPAYVVLLLGYTLAGAYFMARSMKLGLGTTTLDGHPFSVRVRARDVMWLYVSNTLVILITLGLALPWAKVRAARYQLERIALDIDEASIQRVVAERSAQTSAIGQEVGEAFDVEFDFGL